The DNA segment TTGATGCCGATTAAAAGATCTTGCACTTCGCCAGGTTGCTGACTGATTGTTTGAGGCAAAACTATGTTGAGTCTATCTGGGTTTGCTCTTTGAGCACCGCGGATAACCGCCATATTGGTACCGTTTGCACCACCGCTGGTGACGACCTGGTTGCCAGAGAGGACTAGCGCATAGGAGAGCATCTCGACTAGCTGCTGATGAGTCAAAGGCAAGTTACGTGTGCCGATGATTGCCACCTTACGAGGGCCGGACTGCTGAATAAGCAGCAGCTCCTGAGCTAACTCATCGACTGTGGGTATCGTGGAAGCAATTGGTTCTAATGGCGACATATTTTCTTTTCGATTCCTTATATGCAAACCCAACGATTCTCAGGCAATATATTTTATTTACTTGAGACGGCACTCGGGCATCTAAGATTACAAGTCTTCTGGACCCTTTGGCAAAAGCAACCCCCTTGCTGTTT comes from the Candidatus Obscuribacter sp. genome and includes:
- a CDS encoding DNA recombination-mediator protein A, which gives rise to MSPLEPIASTIPTVDELAQELLLIQQSGPRKVAIIGTRNLPLTHQQLVEMLSYALVLSGNQVVTSGGANGTNMAVIRGAQRANPDRLNIVLPQTISQQPGEVQDLLIGIKNIVEYPERRTMTLADASRICNHEIIDRCQQIICFLYHTSHTLLESVHYAKEHRKIVTSFYLD